From a single Herbiconiux sp. SALV-R1 genomic region:
- a CDS encoding Ig-like domain-containing protein → MSESRNEWGRTPSLPSDGATGRSRGRAGARTRTLAATATGIALGALLLVGGGLGATSAAATVAPAASVEPTTTPAPAAATESPAPTESPTPAPAPTEAPRPVESPPPSTPPTDPGTPTPPPADAVPPVIDSPAAGELLDGSVRASGEATPGATVQVVLAGASEPFCIVDVPASGSWSCDIDGLESSSSTTLRAVELAGTSTAESRVQVRVLTAPVVAGGPRGPLTNAVVLGTAHPGALVTATTGEFACDATADASGAWSCPLDPAITDGPYSVTATQSTSWSDGASSPRSSAVDIEVDVTVPAAPVVLAPVADDRLPVTGGVFSGTGETGATVSVFAGAGVLCESAVVDSRWSCTGAPAAPGRYPVAVLQQDAAGNVSVQSRVLAVVFGDRAATSTPRPTPGATASPRPTKGASPAAPAPSSGDDGAAQSPPDGSSPGTPGSGDDGGGAGGDDGGPGGQAPSGASPNGSTSWADGTRFTTALQPVLASGAWWVALVVAALVLLLVALPTRLLAGTVGALTAPGIAPGTDGLPRRRMLARLTGRNRTRLQEYERGPQLALGRPARAALAFAASAALITLSAPVFGEPAYLRLLLAAIAAVALLNAAATILPAVAARRFLGIESRARLEPRLLLVTAGFALVSRLADLEPALVFGLVAALVVAAPAGRAVKGKLAALQVGTLLVVGAVAWVLSSALGGAGGDAAAGDPAAGALGVAAAAASEFATIVVLGAFGAASVSLLPFGGSAGRRILDWSPLVWVALTLAAFGGLALAFAPALVASAQAGGLAGPVAAVVGFAVVSVSAWAWARFVAPEAETETEPEPGAGVHTHDGNGR, encoded by the coding sequence GTGTCTGAGTCGCGGAACGAGTGGGGTCGAACGCCGTCGCTGCCGAGCGACGGTGCGACGGGTCGTTCCCGGGGCCGGGCGGGAGCCCGCACCCGCACGCTCGCGGCGACCGCCACGGGCATCGCGCTGGGCGCGCTGCTGCTCGTCGGAGGGGGGCTCGGCGCCACCTCCGCCGCGGCGACCGTTGCACCCGCCGCCTCCGTCGAGCCCACGACCACGCCCGCCCCCGCCGCAGCAACGGAGTCGCCGGCACCGACCGAGTCGCCGACACCCGCACCCGCGCCCACCGAAGCACCGCGGCCCGTCGAGTCGCCCCCGCCCAGCACGCCGCCCACCGATCCGGGCACCCCCACCCCGCCGCCGGCCGACGCCGTTCCTCCCGTCATCGACTCGCCCGCCGCCGGCGAGCTGCTCGACGGATCGGTGCGGGCCTCGGGCGAGGCGACTCCGGGCGCGACCGTGCAGGTGGTCCTCGCCGGAGCATCCGAACCGTTCTGCATCGTCGACGTTCCCGCCTCGGGCTCCTGGTCGTGCGACATCGACGGGCTCGAGAGCAGCAGCTCGACGACGCTGCGGGCCGTCGAGCTCGCCGGCACGTCGACCGCCGAGTCGCGCGTGCAGGTGCGCGTGCTCACGGCACCCGTGGTCGCCGGCGGTCCGCGCGGGCCGCTCACCAACGCGGTGGTGCTCGGCACCGCGCATCCGGGAGCGCTCGTCACCGCCACCACGGGAGAGTTCGCCTGCGACGCCACCGCCGATGCCTCCGGTGCCTGGAGCTGCCCGCTCGACCCGGCCATCACCGACGGCCCCTACTCGGTGACCGCCACCCAGAGCACCTCGTGGAGCGACGGCGCCTCCTCGCCCCGCAGTTCCGCCGTCGACATCGAGGTCGACGTCACCGTGCCCGCCGCTCCGGTGGTGCTCGCGCCTGTCGCCGACGATCGTCTCCCGGTCACCGGCGGCGTGTTCTCGGGAACGGGCGAGACCGGCGCCACCGTGTCGGTGTTCGCCGGGGCCGGGGTGCTCTGCGAGTCAGCCGTAGTCGACTCCCGCTGGTCGTGCACCGGAGCGCCCGCCGCGCCCGGGCGCTACCCCGTTGCGGTGCTGCAGCAGGATGCGGCGGGCAACGTGAGCGTGCAGTCACGCGTCCTCGCCGTGGTCTTCGGCGACCGGGCCGCGACGTCGACCCCGCGGCCCACGCCGGGGGCGACCGCGTCGCCACGCCCGACCAAGGGCGCCTCCCCTGCCGCCCCCGCGCCGTCCTCCGGCGACGACGGCGCGGCGCAGAGCCCGCCCGACGGCTCGTCGCCCGGCACGCCCGGGAGCGGAGACGACGGCGGGGGCGCGGGCGGTGACGACGGCGGTCCCGGCGGTCAGGCTCCGAGCGGCGCCTCCCCGAACGGGTCGACGAGCTGGGCCGACGGCACCCGGTTCACCACCGCCCTCCAGCCCGTGCTCGCCTCCGGCGCGTGGTGGGTGGCGCTCGTCGTGGCGGCCCTCGTGCTGCTGCTCGTAGCGCTCCCCACGCGCCTGCTGGCCGGCACCGTCGGCGCCCTCACCGCGCCGGGCATCGCGCCCGGCACCGACGGCCTCCCCCGACGACGGATGCTCGCCCGGCTCACCGGCCGCAACCGCACGCGCCTGCAGGAGTACGAGCGCGGGCCCCAACTCGCGCTCGGCCGGCCGGCACGCGCCGCCCTCGCCTTCGCCGCCTCGGCCGCTCTGATCACCCTCTCGGCACCCGTCTTCGGCGAACCCGCCTATCTCCGTCTGCTCCTCGCGGCCATCGCGGCCGTGGCCCTGCTCAACGCGGCCGCGACGATCCTCCCCGCCGTCGCGGCACGGCGCTTCCTCGGTATCGAGTCACGAGCGCGCCTCGAGCCGAGGTTGCTCCTCGTCACCGCGGGGTTCGCCCTGGTCTCCCGGCTCGCCGACCTCGAACCCGCCCTCGTGTTCGGTCTCGTCGCCGCACTCGTCGTCGCAGCGCCGGCAGGTCGCGCGGTGAAGGGGAAGCTCGCGGCGCTCCAGGTGGGCACGTTGCTGGTCGTGGGGGCGGTGGCGTGGGTGCTGAGCTCCGCCCTGGGCGGAGCTGGCGGCGACGCCGCGGCGGGCGACCCTGCAGCCGGCGCGCTCGGTGTCGCCGCCGCCGCGGCGTCGGAGTTCGCGACCATCGTGGTGCTCGGAGCCTTCGGTGCAGCATCCGTCTCACTGCTCCCCTTCGGCGGTTCGGCCGGGCGGCGCATCCTCGACTGGTCGCCGCTCGTCTGGGTCGCGCTCACCCTGGCCGCCTTCGGCGGGTTGGCCCTCGCCTTCGCACCCGCGCTCGTGGCGAGCGCGCAGGCGGGCGGCCTGGCCGGGCCCGTCGCGGCGGTGGTCGGCTTCGCTGTGGTGAGCGTCTCGGCCTGGGCGTGGGCGCGCTTCGTCGCGCCCGAGGCGGAGACCGAAACGGAGCCCGAGCCCGGGGCGGGCGTGCACACGCACGACGGGAACGGGCGATGA
- a CDS encoding flavin reductase family protein: MSANSESDRRFEAESAPIGEVLPHTAGAPTVTPDQFKAAFRNHPAGVAVITADAGDGPVALTATSVFSVSAEPPLLVFSVSELSSSTPTIKRADTVVVHLLGAGQLDIAKLGATSGIDRFADTSIWKRLPTGEAYFPAAHAWIRGRVVNKMEAGGSTVVAVQALEIHAPPAGDPSADASTAEPLVYHNRTWHRLGEHSKID, from the coding sequence ATGAGCGCGAATTCCGAGTCAGACCGACGGTTCGAGGCCGAGTCGGCACCTATCGGCGAGGTGCTCCCGCACACCGCGGGGGCGCCGACGGTCACGCCCGACCAGTTCAAGGCGGCGTTCCGCAACCACCCCGCCGGTGTCGCGGTCATCACCGCCGACGCGGGCGACGGGCCCGTCGCGCTCACGGCCACCTCGGTGTTCTCGGTGAGCGCCGAGCCGCCGCTGCTCGTGTTCTCCGTGTCGGAGCTGTCGTCGAGCACCCCCACCATCAAGCGCGCCGACACCGTCGTGGTGCACCTGCTCGGGGCCGGCCAGCTCGACATCGCGAAGCTCGGCGCGACGAGCGGCATCGACCGCTTCGCCGACACGTCGATCTGGAAGCGGCTGCCCACCGGTGAGGCGTACTTCCCCGCCGCGCACGCCTGGATCCGCGGGCGCGTCGTCAACAAGATGGAGGCCGGCGGCTCGACGGTCGTCGCCGTGCAGGCGCTCGAGATCCACGCACCGCCCGCGGGAGACCCGTCGGCCGACGCCTCCACGGCCGAGCCGCTGGTGTACCACAACCGCACCTGGCACCGCCTCGGCGAGCACTCGAAGATCGACTGA
- a CDS encoding MFS transporter: MSATEPTGSGARKPAQGSPAAAAAEAAAAPAAAPPALAEPVRRVGGAWIALFGTAWLGIWMAQLTPVQLLLPVQIEERLSLSTANGHWTDSVIAFGVISAIAGVFALLAFPLTGALSDRTTSRFGRRRPWITGGAALFAVALFVLGLQHDLVGVGLWWTLAIIGFCVLSSALTAAISDQVPVNQRGFVSSFISAPQAVGLILGVLLATTLFTGQFFGYTAMAVLLVVLVAPFCLTMPDARLDPADRPPFTLRALVEGMWVSPRAHPDFGFTLLSRILVNIGNALGTTLLLYFLMFGLNDPNAEDDLLLLIVIYTVFVVVASIGAGALSDRLARRRAFVLVAAVLQALAALLLAFVPELTVTMVAAALLGLGYGCFLSVDQALATQVLPDPASRGKDLGIMNIATAVPQAVAPLLGAAVVSWLGGFPALFLVSALFGFAGAVAVSRVRSVR; the protein is encoded by the coding sequence ATGAGCGCCACGGAGCCGACCGGGTCCGGAGCGCGGAAGCCCGCGCAGGGGTCTCCCGCTGCAGCGGCTGCCGAAGCTGCCGCGGCCCCGGCAGCAGCCCCGCCCGCCCTCGCCGAGCCAGTGCGCCGCGTCGGCGGCGCCTGGATCGCGCTGTTCGGCACCGCCTGGCTCGGCATCTGGATGGCCCAGCTCACCCCGGTGCAGCTTCTCCTCCCGGTGCAGATCGAAGAGCGCCTCAGCCTCTCCACGGCGAACGGCCACTGGACCGACTCGGTCATCGCCTTCGGCGTCATCTCCGCCATCGCCGGCGTCTTCGCTCTCCTGGCCTTCCCGCTCACCGGCGCTCTCTCCGACCGCACCACCTCGCGCTTCGGCCGCCGCCGCCCGTGGATCACCGGGGGAGCCGCCCTCTTCGCCGTCGCCCTGTTCGTACTGGGTCTCCAGCACGACCTCGTCGGGGTGGGCCTGTGGTGGACCCTCGCCATCATTGGTTTCTGCGTGCTCTCCTCGGCCCTCACCGCCGCCATCTCCGATCAGGTGCCGGTGAACCAGCGCGGCTTCGTGTCGAGCTTCATCTCGGCGCCGCAGGCCGTCGGTCTCATCCTCGGCGTGCTCCTGGCCACCACCCTGTTCACCGGACAGTTCTTCGGCTACACCGCGATGGCCGTGCTGCTCGTCGTGCTCGTCGCACCCTTCTGCCTCACCATGCCCGACGCCCGGCTCGACCCCGCCGACCGGCCGCCGTTCACCCTTCGCGCGCTCGTCGAGGGCATGTGGGTGAGCCCGCGCGCGCATCCGGATTTCGGCTTCACCCTGCTCAGCCGCATCCTGGTGAACATCGGCAACGCGCTCGGCACGACCCTGCTGCTCTACTTCCTCATGTTCGGCCTGAACGACCCGAACGCCGAAGACGACCTGCTGCTGCTGATCGTCATCTACACGGTGTTCGTCGTCGTCGCCTCGATCGGCGCCGGCGCCCTCTCCGACCGGCTCGCCCGGCGCCGCGCCTTCGTGCTCGTGGCCGCGGTGCTGCAGGCGCTCGCCGCGCTGCTGCTCGCGTTCGTGCCCGAGCTCACCGTCACCATGGTGGCGGCCGCGCTGCTCGGCCTCGGCTACGGCTGCTTCCTCTCGGTCGACCAGGCGCTCGCCACGCAGGTGCTGCCCGACCCGGCGTCGCGTGGCAAAGATCTCGGCATCATGAACATCGCCACCGCCGTGCCGCAGGCCGTCGCTCCGCTGCTCGGGGCGGCCGTCGTGAGCTGGCTGGGCGGGTTCCCGGCGCTGTTCCTGGTGTCGGCGCTGTTCGGTTTCGCGGGCGCCGTCGCGGTGTCACGGGTGAGGAGTGTGCGGTGA
- a CDS encoding TetR/AcrR family transcriptional regulator, whose product MARLPVAERRARLLEAAFTVIARSGVSGATTRAVVEEAGMKLASFHYAFTSREELLAELVDAVLDTQQEVLDVDAAPGSPLGTVLHDGLIRYFDGVRRDPARERAMFELTQYALRTPGLAPVAERQYERYRELARRSLEEAATRSGARWRAPLDDVAGWLVALTDGVTLAWLADGDDTRALTTLSFAARALAAEAAPAPVRDSAAAAPAIGVAR is encoded by the coding sequence ATGGCACGACTCCCCGTCGCCGAACGTCGAGCGCGACTGCTCGAGGCCGCGTTCACCGTGATCGCCCGCTCGGGCGTCTCGGGGGCGACCACGCGGGCGGTGGTGGAGGAGGCGGGCATGAAGCTCGCCAGCTTCCACTACGCCTTCACCTCGCGGGAGGAGCTGCTCGCCGAGCTCGTCGACGCCGTGCTCGACACCCAGCAGGAGGTGCTCGACGTCGACGCCGCGCCGGGCAGCCCGCTCGGCACGGTGCTGCACGACGGCCTCATCCGCTACTTCGACGGGGTGCGCCGCGATCCGGCCCGAGAACGCGCCATGTTCGAGCTCACCCAGTATGCGCTGCGCACCCCGGGCCTCGCCCCCGTGGCCGAGCGGCAGTATGAGCGCTACCGCGAGCTCGCCCGCCGCTCGCTCGAGGAGGCGGCCACCCGCTCCGGAGCACGCTGGAGGGCACCCCTCGACGACGTGGCCGGGTGGCTCGTCGCCCTCACCGACGGCGTCACCCTCGCCTGGCTCGCCGACGGTGACGACACCCGCGCCCTCACCACCCTCTCCTTCGCCGCCCGCGCCCTCGCCGCCGAGGCGGCACCCGCGCCCGTGCGGGACAGCGCGGCCGCCGCTCCCGCGATCGGAGTGGCCCGATGA
- a CDS encoding alanine racemase, with the protein MTIDLEAAEAAPELWRDEQRYWRALTEATARLDPPLAVIGAEAMAHNALSMLRRAGGRPIRVASKSIRVRAVQDALLALPGYAGVLAYTLPEALWLAETVDDVVVGYPSVDRDAIARLAADDRLLARVTLMIDSVEQLDLIDLAAPASHRAAPVRVALELDAAFTAPALGRLGVWRSPVSTAEQAEALARAVVARPGYALVGMMAYESQIAGVGDRPGRGTLKGAVMGRVIERMQRASAAELAERRGAAVAAVRRIAPLEFVNGGGTGSLESTSRDPSVTEIAAGSGLFGGHLFDTYSRFRPAPAAAFALPVVRKPTPQMATLLGGGWIASGPPGPDRLPEVVWPRHTRMQAREMAGEVQTPLSGRGAAALAVGDRVWLRHTKSGELSEHVNGFHVVRGGEVVDVVPTYRGEGKAFL; encoded by the coding sequence ATCACGATCGACCTCGAGGCGGCGGAGGCGGCGCCCGAGCTCTGGCGCGACGAGCAGCGCTACTGGCGCGCGCTCACCGAGGCGACGGCGCGACTCGACCCGCCGCTCGCCGTCATCGGTGCTGAGGCCATGGCGCACAACGCGCTCTCAATGCTGCGGCGGGCGGGCGGGCGCCCAATCCGGGTGGCCAGCAAGTCGATCAGGGTGCGGGCGGTGCAGGATGCTCTGCTCGCGCTCCCGGGGTACGCGGGGGTTCTCGCCTACACCCTCCCCGAAGCGCTCTGGCTCGCCGAGACCGTCGACGACGTGGTGGTCGGCTACCCGAGCGTCGACCGTGACGCGATCGCCCGCCTCGCCGCCGACGACCGGCTGCTCGCGCGGGTGACGCTCATGATCGACTCTGTCGAGCAGCTCGATCTGATCGACCTCGCCGCCCCGGCGTCACACCGCGCTGCGCCCGTCCGGGTCGCCCTCGAGCTCGACGCCGCGTTCACGGCGCCCGCACTCGGCCGGCTGGGTGTGTGGCGGTCGCCCGTCTCGACCGCCGAGCAGGCCGAGGCGCTCGCGCGCGCCGTGGTCGCCCGCCCGGGCTACGCGCTGGTGGGCATGATGGCGTACGAGTCGCAGATCGCCGGCGTGGGCGACCGCCCGGGCCGCGGCACGCTCAAGGGCGCCGTGATGGGGCGCGTCATCGAGCGGATGCAGCGCGCTTCCGCCGCTGAACTCGCCGAGCGGCGCGGGGCCGCGGTCGCGGCCGTGCGCCGCATCGCGCCGCTCGAGTTCGTCAACGGCGGCGGCACGGGGTCGCTCGAGTCGACCTCGCGCGACCCCTCCGTCACCGAGATCGCGGCCGGAAGCGGCCTCTTCGGCGGCCACCTCTTCGACACCTACTCGCGCTTCCGGCCCGCGCCGGCGGCGGCCTTCGCTCTGCCGGTGGTGCGCAAGCCCACCCCTCAGATGGCGACGCTCCTCGGGGGCGGGTGGATCGCATCCGGCCCACCCGGCCCCGACCGGCTGCCCGAGGTGGTCTGGCCGCGGCACACCCGCATGCAGGCGCGCGAGATGGCGGGGGAGGTGCAGACCCCGCTGTCGGGGCGGGGCGCGGCAGCCCTCGCCGTCGGCGATCGGGTGTGGCTGCGGCACACCAAGTCGGGCGAGCTCTCCGAGCACGTGAACGGGTTCCACGTGGTGCGCGGCGGCGAGGTCGTCGACGTGGTGCCCACCTACCGAGGAGAAGGGAAGGCGTTCCTGTGA